From Zingiber officinale cultivar Zhangliang chromosome 5B, Zo_v1.1, whole genome shotgun sequence, the proteins below share one genomic window:
- the LOC121985659 gene encoding zinc finger protein GAI-ASSOCIATED FACTOR 1-like isoform X2: protein MASASSSSPFLGIRDQEEELQNQMKTPTTPLQFHQPPRSSSPTSATAVPAVKKRRNQPRDPNPDAEVIALSPTTLLATNRFVCEVCNKGFQREQNLQLHRRGHNLPWKLRLKSSKEPPRRRVYLCPEPSCVHHDPSRALGDLTGIKKHFCRKHGEKKWKCDKCAKRYAVPSDLKAHAKTCGTREYRCDCGTLFSRRDSFITHRAFCDVLAQESTRLPNAAGIGGHLYGSNMMAMNLCQVNSQLLSSLQEQNNDASSSAAAAGAQFRQLVNPPAQFRAPAPANFYLGNGSNVVQDFDMEEHSLLQRKPFHGLMQLPDLHGNSSSGNLFDLSFFSNSGAVEGCSADPAMMFSSSLVADHAGGAMASSSLYNADSSTSAHPRMSATSLLQKAAQMGSIETSGGAAAGGSLPLAGFGVAGNPRPPPHFGGSFNTGDAFHTDMDNATSLQNIMNALANGSAGAGLFGCSAPFVESGPRHEAAVVELSSFGGGLDAPDDAEFNLAAGGLAGPDHLTRDFLGVGRTVRTASAGPMSRRELNHGTDMCAFDPK from the exons ATGGCATCAGCTTCCTCGTCGTCACCCTTCCTGGGAATCAGAGATCAAGAGGAGGAGCTCCAAAATCAAATGAAGACACCAACAACACCACTTCAGTTTCATCAGCCGCCGCGATCTTCTTCTCCAACGTCGGCCACCGCCGTTCCTGCAGTGAAGAAGAGAAGGAACCAGCCCCGGGATCCAA ATCCTGACGCGGAGGTGATCGCCCTGTCTCCGACCACGCTGCTGGCGACCAACCGCTTCGTTTGCGAGGTGTGCAACAAGGGGTTCCAGCGGGAGCAGAACCTGCAGCTCCACCGGCGCGGCCACAACCTGCCGTGGAAGCTCCGGCTGAAGAGCTCCAAGGAGCCGCCGCGGCGCCGGGTGTACCTCTGCCCCGAGCCCTCCTGCGTCCACCACGACCCCTCCCGCGCCCTCGGCGACCTCACCGGCATCAAGAAGCACTTCTGCCGCAAGCACGGCGAGAAGAAGTGGAAGTGCGACAAGTGCGCCAAGCGCTACGCCGTCCCCTCCGACCTCAAGGCCCACGCCAAGACCTGCGGCACCCGCGAGTACCGCTGCGACTGCGGCACCCTCTTCTCCAG GCGTGATAGCTTCATCACGCATCGGGCTTTCTGCGACGTGCTCGCGCAGGAGAGCACGAGATTGCCGAACGCGGCCGGCATCGGCGGTCACCTCTACGGAAGCAACATGATGGCTATGAATCTATGTCAGGTGAACTCGCAATTGCTCTCGTCGCTTCAAGAGCAGAACAACGATGCGTCGTCATCGGCGGCGGCGGCCGGTGCACAATTTAGACAGCTTGTCAATCCTCCGGCCCAGTTTCGGGCGCCGGCGCCTGCGAACTTCTACCTCGGTAATGGTTCCAACGTCGTCCAGGACTTCGACATGGAGGAGCATTCCTTGCTACAGAGAAAACCTTTCCATGGCCTGATGCAACTCCCGGATCTCCACGGCAATTCTTCTTCCGGTAACTTGTTCGACCTCAGCTTCTTCTCCAATAGCGGCGCCGTCGAGGGCTGCAGTGCCGATCCGGCCATGATGTTCTCTAGCAGTCTGGTTGCGGACCACGCCGGTGGAGCGatggcttcttcttctctctacaACGCCGACTCGTCGACGTCGGCTCACCCGCGGATGTCCGCCACTTCACTGCTCCAGAAAGCAGCTCAAATGGGCTCCATCGAGACCAGCGGCGGCGCCGCCGCAGGTGGATCCTTGCCACTGGCAGGATTCGGCGTCGCTGGCAACCCCAGGCCGCCGCCACACTTCGGTGGCAGCTTCAACACCGGCGACGCCTTTCACACCGACATGGACAACGCAACCAGCCTCCAAAACATAATGAACGCGCTGGCAAATGGAAGCGCCGGCGCCGGCCTATTCGGCTGCAGCGCGCCGTTCGTGGAAAGCGGGCCACGGCATGAGGCTGCAGTGGTGGAATTAAGCAGCTTCGGCGGCGGACTGGACGCTCCCGACGACGCCGAGTTCAACCTCGCCGCCGGCGGCCTCGCAGGCCCCGATCATCTGACTAGAGACTTCCTCGGAGTAGGCCGCACGGTGAGGACCGCCAGCGCCGGCCCGATGTCTCGACGGGAACTGAATCACGGCACGGACATGTGTGCGTTTGATCCCAAATGA
- the LOC121985658 gene encoding probable xyloglucan endotransglucosylase/hydrolase protein 32: MSMASLLPFFLLLLLSSVADAQPSPGYRPSSSIAPIRFFDGYATLWGAQHQSISQDQLSATIWLDKSSGSGFKSKRSYRSGYFGASIKLQGGYTAGVNTAFYLSNDQAYPGFHDEVDMELLGNVAGKPYVLQTNVYVRGSGDGRRLVGREMRFHLWFDPTAGFHHYAILWNPDEIVFFVDDVPIRQYTKKIEATFPQREMWIYSSIWDASSWATENGRYKVDYHYQPFVSSFTDLKIRDGLMSPSGNGANSRGLSPQQSNAMKWAQNNYMIYYYCQDNTKDHSLTPEC, encoded by the exons ATGAGCATGGCTTCTCTCcttcccttcttcctcctcctcctcctcagctCTGTTGCCGATGCTCAGCCTTCTCCAGGGTACCGTCCCAGTTCGTCTATTGCACCGATAAGATTCTTCGATGGATACGCAACTCTTTGGGGTGCCCAGCACCAGTCGATCTCCCAAGATCAGCTCTCTGCCACCATttggctcgataaaagctcag GAAGTGGGTTTAAGTCGAAGAGATCGTACAGAAGCGGGTACTTCggcgcctccatcaagctccaGGGCGGCTACACCGCCGGAGTCAACACAGCCTTCTAC TTATCGAATGATCAAGCTTATCCGGGATTCCACGACGAGGTGGACATGGAGCTGCTGGGGAACGTCGCCGGAAAGCCGTACGTGCTGCAGACGAACGTGTACGTGAGAGGCAGCGGCGACGGCCGCCGGCTGGTGGGGAGGGAGATGAGGTTCCACCTCTGGTTCGACCCCACCGCCGGCTTCCACCACTACGCCATTCTTTGGAACCCCGATGAGATCGT ATTTTTCGTTGACGATGTGCCAATTCGTCAATACACGAAGAAGATAGAGGCAACATTCCCGCAACGAGAAATGTGGATTTACAGTTCCATTTGGGATGCATCATCGTGGGCGACCGAAAATGGTAGGTATAAGGTCGACTATCACTACCAACCCTTTGTGTCGAGCTTCACCGATCTTAAAATCCGAGATGGTCTTATGTCGCcctccggcaacggcgccaatagTCGGGGACTTAGTCCTCAACAATCTAACGCGATGAAGTGGGCGCAAAATAACTACATGATCTACTATTATTGTCAAGACAATACGAAGGATCATTCTCTCACGCCGGAATGTTGA
- the LOC121985659 gene encoding zinc finger protein GAI-ASSOCIATED FACTOR 1-like isoform X1: MASASSSSPFLGIRDQEEELQNQMKTPTTPLQFHQPPRSSSPTSATAVPAVKKRRNQPRDPTDPDAEVIALSPTTLLATNRFVCEVCNKGFQREQNLQLHRRGHNLPWKLRLKSSKEPPRRRVYLCPEPSCVHHDPSRALGDLTGIKKHFCRKHGEKKWKCDKCAKRYAVPSDLKAHAKTCGTREYRCDCGTLFSRRDSFITHRAFCDVLAQESTRLPNAAGIGGHLYGSNMMAMNLCQVNSQLLSSLQEQNNDASSSAAAAGAQFRQLVNPPAQFRAPAPANFYLGNGSNVVQDFDMEEHSLLQRKPFHGLMQLPDLHGNSSSGNLFDLSFFSNSGAVEGCSADPAMMFSSSLVADHAGGAMASSSLYNADSSTSAHPRMSATSLLQKAAQMGSIETSGGAAAGGSLPLAGFGVAGNPRPPPHFGGSFNTGDAFHTDMDNATSLQNIMNALANGSAGAGLFGCSAPFVESGPRHEAAVVELSSFGGGLDAPDDAEFNLAAGGLAGPDHLTRDFLGVGRTVRTASAGPMSRRELNHGTDMCAFDPK, encoded by the exons ATGGCATCAGCTTCCTCGTCGTCACCCTTCCTGGGAATCAGAGATCAAGAGGAGGAGCTCCAAAATCAAATGAAGACACCAACAACACCACTTCAGTTTCATCAGCCGCCGCGATCTTCTTCTCCAACGTCGGCCACCGCCGTTCCTGCAGTGAAGAAGAGAAGGAACCAGCCCCGGGATCCAA CAGATCCTGACGCGGAGGTGATCGCCCTGTCTCCGACCACGCTGCTGGCGACCAACCGCTTCGTTTGCGAGGTGTGCAACAAGGGGTTCCAGCGGGAGCAGAACCTGCAGCTCCACCGGCGCGGCCACAACCTGCCGTGGAAGCTCCGGCTGAAGAGCTCCAAGGAGCCGCCGCGGCGCCGGGTGTACCTCTGCCCCGAGCCCTCCTGCGTCCACCACGACCCCTCCCGCGCCCTCGGCGACCTCACCGGCATCAAGAAGCACTTCTGCCGCAAGCACGGCGAGAAGAAGTGGAAGTGCGACAAGTGCGCCAAGCGCTACGCCGTCCCCTCCGACCTCAAGGCCCACGCCAAGACCTGCGGCACCCGCGAGTACCGCTGCGACTGCGGCACCCTCTTCTCCAG GCGTGATAGCTTCATCACGCATCGGGCTTTCTGCGACGTGCTCGCGCAGGAGAGCACGAGATTGCCGAACGCGGCCGGCATCGGCGGTCACCTCTACGGAAGCAACATGATGGCTATGAATCTATGTCAGGTGAACTCGCAATTGCTCTCGTCGCTTCAAGAGCAGAACAACGATGCGTCGTCATCGGCGGCGGCGGCCGGTGCACAATTTAGACAGCTTGTCAATCCTCCGGCCCAGTTTCGGGCGCCGGCGCCTGCGAACTTCTACCTCGGTAATGGTTCCAACGTCGTCCAGGACTTCGACATGGAGGAGCATTCCTTGCTACAGAGAAAACCTTTCCATGGCCTGATGCAACTCCCGGATCTCCACGGCAATTCTTCTTCCGGTAACTTGTTCGACCTCAGCTTCTTCTCCAATAGCGGCGCCGTCGAGGGCTGCAGTGCCGATCCGGCCATGATGTTCTCTAGCAGTCTGGTTGCGGACCACGCCGGTGGAGCGatggcttcttcttctctctacaACGCCGACTCGTCGACGTCGGCTCACCCGCGGATGTCCGCCACTTCACTGCTCCAGAAAGCAGCTCAAATGGGCTCCATCGAGACCAGCGGCGGCGCCGCCGCAGGTGGATCCTTGCCACTGGCAGGATTCGGCGTCGCTGGCAACCCCAGGCCGCCGCCACACTTCGGTGGCAGCTTCAACACCGGCGACGCCTTTCACACCGACATGGACAACGCAACCAGCCTCCAAAACATAATGAACGCGCTGGCAAATGGAAGCGCCGGCGCCGGCCTATTCGGCTGCAGCGCGCCGTTCGTGGAAAGCGGGCCACGGCATGAGGCTGCAGTGGTGGAATTAAGCAGCTTCGGCGGCGGACTGGACGCTCCCGACGACGCCGAGTTCAACCTCGCCGCCGGCGGCCTCGCAGGCCCCGATCATCTGACTAGAGACTTCCTCGGAGTAGGCCGCACGGTGAGGACCGCCAGCGCCGGCCCGATGTCTCGACGGGAACTGAATCACGGCACGGACATGTGTGCGTTTGATCCCAAATGA